The Flexivirga oryzae DNA window ACGACATCGGCACAGCCGCGAGCTCCCCGGGAGCGACGTCGTGCGCGCGCGAGTAGGCGTCATACCCCTCTCCGGTGGAACCCGACCAGGTCAAAGTGACCGGGTAGGAGTGGGTTTCGGTCATCAGGCGCCGGTGAGGTGCAGCAGCGGCTGACCGGCCCGATCGGCGGCCTGGACCACGGTCTGCACGATGGCGCCGGCAACCAGCTCGGGGTTGTCGACCATCGGGACGTGCCCGCAGTCGGGCAGCGTCAGGTGGGAGACCATCGGCAGCGCCCGGCGTGCGGCCGCCGCCTGCGACGGCGGGAGCAGCCGGTCCTTGGTGCCCCAGGCGATCGTGACCGGGACCAGCGGCTGGTGCCGGTAGCGGGATCGCGAGGCGTGCCACGCCACCGGGAAGAAGCCCGGCGAGGTGCGCAGGTTGAGCGCATCGCTGTAGGCGACGTCCCCCGGGACGTTCTCGGGGTGGGAGTAGAGCGTGCGCAGGCTGGCCCTGCGCAGCAGCGCCTTGTCGGAGAAGAGCTTGACGACCGGACGCGGTGCGTGTGCCGACGCCTTCAACACCGACAGTCCCGCGATGGCGTTGGCCAGACCGAGCGGACCCCAGAAACCGGCCGGTGAGATCGCGGTCGCCGTGCGCACCGACCCTCGGGCGGCCAGCTCCAGCGCGAACAGCCCACCCAGGGAGTTGCCCGCGACGTGCGGCCGATCCAGCCCGAGGTGCGCGAAGAAGCCCTCCAACTGGTCGACGTAGCTGTCCATGCGATAGCTGTATGGCGCGGCCGGGGCCGGCGACCTGCCGAAACCGGGCAGATCGAGCTCGATGACGTCGAAGTCCTGCGCCAGCAGCTCGAACGTCTCACCCCAGGCCGAGCGCTGATGCCCGATGCCGTGCACCAGCACCAGCGGGTCGCCCGAACCCGCACGCGTGTAATCGATCGTCGACATCAGACCTCATCTCGCCACCCGAGTCACGGACCCGTCGAAGACCCGTGGGAGTTGCCGGAACATCGCACTCCGTGGTGCGGCCGACCGTCCCACACTACCTAGAGATCGTGCTTCGCGCTGGTTTCGGATCCGGGAGAACGATGAGCGACACCTGAGCGACCAGTGATCCGGATCGGTCGTAGGTGATGTCCGCGTCGATCAGTTCGCCGCGGAGCACGTGCGGCAACCAGATGCGCGAGTCGTCCCACATCCGGTCCGTCGGCAGTGCCGCCACCGGGTGCCACTGCGGGTCCAGTTCGTCGGACGCCACCAGTTCGCCGGTCCAGGTCGTCGTCCGGTAGAGCGCCACTGACATGTCGGTGCCGGGCGAGGCGGGGAAGCGGAAGACGACGCGGCCCGCGTCATACAGGTCGGCGGGTGCGACCCGCAGGCCGGTCTCCTCGAAGGTCTCGCGCACGCCGGCCTCGAGGTCGGTTTCGCCGGGCTCGACGTGCCCGCCGATGCCCACGATCCGGCCGGTGCCGAACCCCCGTTGCTTCAGCCCGAGCAGCACCTCCTGCCCGCCGGGCGTGTCGCGCAGCAGGAAGACCAGGCACATCGGGGTCATCATCACTGCCAGCATGCCCGATCCACCCGGGTGGGTGAGTCGCCGGGCCTCGCGGGACGACAACATCGTGGACAACCGCGCACAGAACGGCGCCGACCCGCCACGATAGGGCGCGTGAGCATCGGAATCCTGACCAGTGGCGGTGACTGTCCCGGCCTCAACGCGGTGATCCGCGGGGCCGTGATCAAGGGTGACCGCATCCACGAGGTGTCCTTCCTCGGCATCCGCGACGGCTGGCGCGGACTCGTCGAGGACGACATGGCGCCGCTGCCCCGTCACGACGTGCGCGGCATCTCCCGCGCGGGCGGCACGATCCTGGGCACCTCGCGCACCAATCCCTTCGAGCAGGGCGGCGCCGACCGGGTCCGCGAGGTCATGGAAGCCCGCGACATGACCGGCCTCATCGCCATCGGCGGCGAGGGCACCCTCACCGCGGCACGGCGCCTGGCCGATGACGGCATCCCGGTCGTCGGTGTCCCCAAGACGATCGACAACGACCTGTCCGCCACCGACTACACCTTCGGGTTCGACACCGCGGTCTCCGTCGCGACCGAGTCCATCGACCGGCTGCGCACCACTGCCGAGTCGCACCACCGCTGCATGGTCGTGGAGGTCATGGGCCGGCACGTCGGCTGGATCGCCCTGCACGCGGGCATCGCCGCCGGAGCGCACGCGATCCTCATCCCCGAGGTCGAGGTCTCGGTCGACCAGATCTGCGGCTGGGTCGAGGACGCCCGCGACCGCAAGCGCGCCCCCGTCATCGTGGTGGCCGAGGGGTTCGTCCCGTCCGGCGAGGAGCACCTGCACGCGCCGCGCGGCCTGGATGCGTTCGGCCGGCCCCGGCTCGGCGGCATCGGTGAGCGGCTGGCCCCGGAGATCGAGGAACGCACCGGCATCGAGACCCGTGCGGCCACGCTCGGTCACCTGCAGCGCGGTGGCGTCCCATCGGCGTACGACCGGGTGCTGGCAACCCGATTCGGCACGGCTGCGGTTGATGCGGTGGTCGAAAAGCGTTGGGGCACCATGGTTTCGCTGATCGGCACCGGCATCGAGTTGGTCGACCTGCACTCCGCGACCACGGTGCTGAAGACGGTGCCTCGCGAGCGCTGGGACGAAGCGGCGATCCTGTTCGGTTAGGAGCGGCGGGACCTCGATACGGTCTCGTTCCTCGACCTACTCGGCCACCGCGGGCTACTCGTTCCTCCGTCCGCGTATCGAGGCCTCGGCCACCGCGGGCTGCTCGTTCCTCGACCAGCAGCGGTGGCCGAGTAGCGGATGGAGGAGCGAAGCGGGGGAATCCGCGTATCGAGGCCTCGGCCACCGCGACCTACTCGGCCACCTCGGCGAGTTCGGCCACGACCTGGGCGGTGTATGCCGCCACGGCGTCACTCACGTCCACGATGCCCTCGAGGGGCGGCCCGACATACTCGGGCGCGAGCAGCCCGGCGTCGGCGAGCGCGTGCACCAGTGCGTGCTTGACCTCCGGCCGCGGCAACCCGGGCGGCACCGGGAACGCGTAGATGTCCGCCGCTTCGGTGCTGATCCTCGGGAACCGTTTGCGGACCCGGCCGAGCTCCTTGTCCTTGGAGTTCAGGTGCAGATACATCCGCAGTGCGGGCGGCATCCCGGTCGTCCCGAGGTAGAGAATGTTCGCCCGCGGGTCGGGGCCGTCCGGCAGCCGCCATACATAGACCCATGAATCCGGTCGATCCCCAAGGAGTTCGCCGTCCCTGACATGCCAGACCTCAGTGCCGTCCACCCCACAGTTGTACCGCGCGAGGGGCCGCTTGGTCTCGATACGCTCCTTCGTCGCTA harbors:
- a CDS encoding alpha/beta fold hydrolase, with the protein product MSTIDYTRAGSGDPLVLVHGIGHQRSAWGETFELLAQDFDVIELDLPGFGRSPAPAAPYSYRMDSYVDQLEGFFAHLGLDRPHVAGNSLGGLFALELAARGSVRTATAISPAGFWGPLGLANAIAGLSVLKASAHAPRPVVKLFSDKALLRRASLRTLYSHPENVPGDVAYSDALNLRTSPGFFPVAWHASRSRYRHQPLVPVTIAWGTKDRLLPPSQAAAARRALPMVSHLTLPDCGHVPMVDNPELVAGAIVQTVVQAADRAGQPLLHLTGA
- a CDS encoding 8-oxo-dGTP diphosphatase is translated as MLAVMMTPMCLVFLLRDTPGGQEVLLGLKQRGFGTGRIVGIGGHVEPGETDLEAGVRETFEETGLRVAPADLYDAGRVVFRFPASPGTDMSVALYRTTTWTGELVASDELDPQWHPVAALPTDRMWDDSRIWLPHVLRGELIDADITYDRSGSLVAQVSLIVLPDPKPARSTISR
- a CDS encoding ATP-dependent 6-phosphofructokinase, producing MSIGILTSGGDCPGLNAVIRGAVIKGDRIHEVSFLGIRDGWRGLVEDDMAPLPRHDVRGISRAGGTILGTSRTNPFEQGGADRVREVMEARDMTGLIAIGGEGTLTAARRLADDGIPVVGVPKTIDNDLSATDYTFGFDTAVSVATESIDRLRTTAESHHRCMVVEVMGRHVGWIALHAGIAAGAHAILIPEVEVSVDQICGWVEDARDRKRAPVIVVAEGFVPSGEEHLHAPRGLDAFGRPRLGGIGERLAPEIEERTGIETRAATLGHLQRGGVPSAYDRVLATRFGTAAVDAVVEKRWGTMVSLIGTGIELVDLHSATTVLKTVPRERWDEAAILFG